A genomic region of Longimicrobiaceae bacterium contains the following coding sequences:
- a CDS encoding amino acid adenylation domain-containing protein: MPIGRPVANTAVHVVGADGQPVPAGFPGELCIAGVQVGRGYLARPAMTAERFVPDPFSATPGARMYRTGDLARRRDDGVVEFLGRLDHQVKVRGFRIELGEIEAAVASHPQVREAAVLARTDGPGGVRLVAYVVKQGDEQPAAADLRAHLSSRLPEHMVPAAFVPMDALPLTPSGKLDRRALPEPGPERAGVEEAYTAPHNVVEDTLATIWGSVLGIEQVGVHDNFFALGGDSILSLRIAAMARERGLHVSIRQVFRNPTVAGLASALEADRLGQDVEIHTQPFSLIGDEDRARMPEGAVDAYPLSRTQLGMLYHQEKNADAPLYHGLTSFLLRLPFDGEAMERAVMHTVDRHPNLRTGFDLSSFSEPMQVVYAASSSPLEVTDLRDISGDEQQAHLKAYWLAEQDRAFDLPVPPQMRFHVHRLTDETVQFTLVENHAVSDGWSLHTVLADALAAYFALLAGGGLPELPALRTAFRDFIALERRTLASAEAKEFWNQQVDGFEPSPLVAPGTEPVREGGRIAKVDRLLRRSLVAQLRKVARRQAVPLKSVLLAAHLRVLAHFTGREDIATGLSTNGRPETGDGDKVAGLFLNTVPLRAELSGGTWNDLIRRVHESELAVMPHRRYPLSAIQAGAGGRTLFDASFVYLNFHVVADHVRSSPMEVLATSAVVEETNFAIMTSFQHVPGDDTRIGITVEGDRWLLGDERIRAIAAAYRRVLRAIAADPEGRYESFSPLSVAERSAFLASASGDAVPPLAQPVHRAFEDWTQRTPDAPCVESAASSLSYGEVDAAANRLARRLREMGIGAESRVAICMDRVPEIVPAVLAAWKAGAAYVPLDPTYPADRLAFVLRDSGASAVVTLDRWRDRVASAGIPVVSLDGDADALASLDGTPLSVDEGRRADFDPSALAYVVYTSGTTGRPKGVAVEHGQVMHYAAAAIDLVRPEAGMRHGLASTFAADLGNTVLFPALATGGTLRVLSDAEATDPSALGAGLAGKPLDVLKIVPSHLRALLSHERPAELLPRHALVLGGDRADWALADSVRAHVPGCRVLNHYGPTETTVGVVAGELEPASRARPAAPPLGKPLGHARIYLLDAHGQPVPAGTPGEVYVGGPVVARGYPGRASLTAQRFLPDAFSSVPGARMYRTGDVARRLEDGRLEFAGRADAQVKVRGYRVEPGEVETLLRAHPAVAQAAVTARGEGGDVQLAAYVVAAEGQPAPEAELRKWVEDHLPAYMVPSRFVALAALPLTANGKLDRRALPAPDAVAAEAEATVTPRSEIEEKLAEIWSAVLKVPAVGVYDDFFALGGDSIRAILTAARVRKAFGVSISVESLLGAGTVAGLAGVVEMSLSSSASAPAEPIVAIDRAGEMPLSFGQQRIWFAHLLDPDSPAHTIPHVFRMRGRLDADAWRAAVNEVVRRHEVLRTAFPTVDGEPRQSISAHLAIDVPLIDLGHVPEAERDACLADAAREIAWAPFDLDTGPLVRAALIRAADDDHVAVLALHHVVYDGWSAGVLLREMATLYAAFADGQPSPLPELPVQYADFAAWQRRHLDDAALAEETAWWVRRLEGIRPLEVPTDHPRPDVQTYRGASEGVVLSTELTAALGALGRREGVTQFMALLAAWSGLLGHLSNQDDVVVGAPVAIHRDRAELGDVIGLFLNSLPLRVDLGQEATFRELLRRVRKASLEAFAHQDVPFEKVVEALPGKRDTSRNPVFQAWFNYSVPGQPLEIAGLELEGVDVGDPAVKFDLRLSAEEGDGRLVLNLGYNADLFERDTALGILRRLAGMLERAVERPEAGLAELCGGGAAAPAAGGKEAPESFRLHLQGIKRRAFAIES; the protein is encoded by the coding sequence GTGCCCATCGGCCGCCCGGTCGCGAACACGGCCGTCCACGTCGTCGGCGCGGACGGCCAGCCGGTGCCCGCGGGCTTCCCGGGCGAGCTGTGCATCGCCGGCGTGCAGGTGGGCCGCGGCTACCTCGCGCGCCCCGCCATGACGGCCGAGCGCTTCGTGCCCGATCCGTTCTCCGCCACGCCCGGCGCGCGGATGTACCGCACGGGCGACCTGGCCCGCCGCCGCGACGATGGCGTGGTGGAGTTCCTGGGCCGCCTGGACCACCAGGTGAAGGTGCGCGGCTTCCGCATCGAGCTGGGCGAGATCGAGGCCGCCGTCGCGTCGCATCCCCAGGTCCGCGAGGCCGCGGTGCTGGCGCGGACGGACGGGCCCGGCGGCGTGCGCCTCGTGGCCTACGTCGTCAAGCAGGGAGACGAGCAGCCGGCTGCGGCGGACCTGCGCGCGCACCTGTCGTCGCGGCTGCCGGAGCACATGGTGCCCGCGGCGTTCGTGCCCATGGACGCGCTGCCGCTCACCCCCAGCGGCAAGCTGGACCGCCGCGCCCTGCCGGAGCCGGGGCCGGAGCGCGCCGGGGTGGAAGAGGCGTACACGGCGCCGCACAACGTGGTGGAAGACACGCTCGCCACCATCTGGGGCAGCGTGCTGGGCATCGAGCAGGTGGGCGTGCACGACAACTTCTTCGCGCTGGGCGGCGACTCCATCCTCTCGCTGCGTATCGCCGCGATGGCGCGGGAGCGGGGGCTGCACGTCTCCATCCGCCAGGTCTTCCGCAACCCCACCGTCGCCGGCCTCGCATCGGCCCTCGAAGCGGACCGCCTGGGCCAGGACGTGGAGATCCACACGCAGCCGTTCTCGCTGATCGGCGACGAGGACCGGGCGCGGATGCCGGAGGGCGCGGTGGACGCGTATCCGCTGTCGCGCACGCAGCTGGGCATGCTGTACCACCAGGAGAAGAACGCCGACGCACCGCTCTACCACGGCCTCACCAGCTTCCTCCTCCGCCTCCCGTTCGACGGCGAGGCCATGGAGCGGGCGGTGATGCACACCGTGGATCGCCATCCCAACCTGCGCACGGGTTTCGACCTCTCGTCGTTCTCCGAGCCCATGCAGGTCGTCTACGCCGCCTCGTCCTCGCCGCTGGAGGTGACGGACCTGCGGGACATCTCCGGAGATGAGCAGCAGGCGCACCTGAAGGCGTACTGGCTGGCCGAGCAGGACCGCGCCTTCGACCTCCCCGTGCCGCCGCAGATGCGCTTCCACGTGCACCGGCTGACCGACGAGACGGTGCAGTTCACGCTGGTCGAGAACCACGCCGTCTCCGACGGCTGGAGCCTGCACACCGTGCTGGCCGACGCGCTGGCGGCGTACTTCGCCCTGCTCGCGGGTGGCGGGCTGCCGGAGCTTCCGGCGCTGCGAACCGCCTTCCGCGACTTCATCGCCCTGGAGCGCCGCACCCTCGCCTCGGCCGAGGCGAAGGAGTTCTGGAACCAGCAGGTGGACGGCTTCGAGCCGTCGCCCCTCGTGGCCCCCGGGACCGAGCCGGTGCGCGAAGGCGGCCGCATCGCGAAGGTCGACCGGCTGCTCCGCCGCTCGCTGGTGGCGCAGCTCCGCAAGGTCGCGCGGCGCCAGGCGGTGCCGCTCAAGAGCGTGCTGCTGGCGGCGCACCTGCGCGTGCTCGCCCACTTCACCGGGCGCGAGGACATCGCCACCGGCCTCTCCACCAACGGGCGGCCGGAGACCGGTGACGGCGACAAGGTGGCCGGCCTCTTCCTCAACACCGTGCCGCTGCGTGCCGAGCTGTCCGGCGGCACCTGGAACGACCTCATCCGCCGCGTGCACGAGAGCGAGCTGGCGGTCATGCCGCACCGGCGCTACCCGCTCAGCGCCATCCAGGCCGGGGCGGGCGGGCGCACGCTGTTCGACGCCTCGTTCGTGTACCTGAACTTCCACGTGGTCGCCGACCACGTTCGCAGCAGCCCCATGGAGGTGCTGGCGACCAGCGCGGTGGTGGAGGAGACCAACTTCGCCATCATGACCTCGTTCCAGCACGTGCCGGGCGACGACACCCGCATCGGCATCACCGTGGAGGGAGACCGCTGGCTGCTGGGCGACGAGCGCATCCGCGCCATCGCCGCCGCGTACCGCCGCGTGCTGCGCGCCATCGCCGCGGACCCCGAGGGGCGGTACGAGTCGTTCTCGCCCCTCTCCGTCGCCGAGCGCTCCGCCTTCCTCGCGAGTGCTTCGGGAGATGCGGTGCCGCCGCTCGCGCAGCCCGTCCACCGCGCATTCGAGGATTGGACGCAGCGCACGCCGGACGCCCCGTGCGTCGAATCCGCCGCGTCGTCGCTGAGCTACGGCGAGGTGGATGCGGCGGCGAACCGGCTGGCCCGCAGGCTCCGGGAGATGGGGATCGGCGCGGAGAGCCGCGTCGCGATCTGCATGGACCGCGTGCCGGAGATCGTCCCCGCCGTGCTCGCCGCGTGGAAGGCCGGCGCCGCGTACGTCCCGCTCGATCCCACGTATCCGGCGGACCGTCTCGCCTTCGTCCTCCGCGACTCCGGCGCCTCCGCCGTGGTCACGCTGGACCGCTGGCGCGACCGCGTCGCATCCGCCGGCATCCCCGTCGTGTCGCTGGACGGGGACGCGGACGCGCTCGCATCTCTCGACGGCACTCCGCTTTCGGTGGATGAGGGACGGAGGGCGGATTTCGATCCGTCCGCGCTCGCCTACGTCGTCTACACCTCCGGCACCACGGGGCGTCCGAAGGGCGTCGCGGTGGAGCACGGGCAGGTGATGCACTACGCGGCCGCGGCCATCGACCTCGTCCGTCCGGAAGCGGGGATGCGGCACGGGCTGGCGTCCACCTTCGCGGCGGACCTGGGCAACACGGTGCTCTTCCCGGCGCTCGCCACCGGCGGCACCCTCCGCGTCCTCTCCGACGCCGAGGCGACCGACCCGTCCGCGCTCGGGGCCGGGCTGGCGGGCAAGCCGCTCGACGTGCTGAAGATCGTGCCCTCGCACCTCCGCGCGCTGCTCTCGCACGAGCGGCCGGCAGAGCTGCTGCCGCGGCATGCGCTGGTCCTGGGCGGCGACCGGGCGGACTGGGCGCTGGCGGATTCCGTCCGGGCGCACGTTCCCGGCTGCCGCGTGCTCAACCACTACGGGCCGACCGAGACCACCGTCGGCGTCGTGGCGGGCGAGCTGGAGCCAGCATCCCGCGCCCGTCCCGCCGCGCCGCCGCTCGGGAAGCCGCTCGGCCACGCACGCATCTACCTGCTGGACGCGCACGGGCAGCCGGTGCCCGCGGGCACGCCGGGCGAGGTGTACGTCGGCGGGCCGGTCGTCGCCCGCGGCTATCCCGGCCGCGCGTCGCTCACCGCCCAGCGCTTCCTGCCCGACGCGTTCTCCTCGGTCCCAGGCGCGCGGATGTACCGCACCGGGGACGTGGCGCGGCGGCTGGAGGATGGGCGGCTGGAGTTCGCCGGTCGCGCCGACGCGCAGGTGAAGGTGCGCGGCTACCGCGTGGAGCCAGGCGAGGTGGAGACGCTGCTGCGCGCCCACCCGGCCGTCGCCCAGGCCGCCGTCACCGCCCGCGGCGAGGGCGGAGACGTGCAGCTCGCCGCCTACGTCGTCGCGGCCGAAGGCCAGCCGGCGCCCGAGGCGGAGCTGCGGAAGTGGGTGGAAGACCATCTCCCGGCGTACATGGTCCCCAGCCGCTTCGTCGCCCTTGCCGCGCTGCCGCTCACCGCGAACGGCAAGCTCGACCGCCGCGCCCTCCCCGCGCCCGACGCCGTGGCGGCCGAAGCGGAGGCGACCGTCACGCCGCGGTCGGAGATCGAGGAGAAGCTGGCGGAGATCTGGAGCGCGGTGCTCAAGGTCCCAGCGGTCGGCGTGTACGACGACTTCTTCGCGCTCGGCGGCGACTCCATCCGCGCCATCCTCACCGCCGCGCGCGTCCGCAAGGCGTTCGGCGTCTCCATCTCGGTCGAGAGCCTTCTCGGCGCGGGCACCGTGGCGGGCCTCGCGGGCGTCGTCGAGATGTCGCTCTCCTCCTCCGCCTCCGCACCGGCCGAGCCCATCGTCGCCATCGACCGCGCCGGGGAGATGCCGCTCAGCTTCGGGCAGCAGCGCATCTGGTTCGCGCACCTGCTGGACCCGGACTCGCCCGCGCACACCATCCCGCACGTCTTCCGCATGCGCGGGCGGCTGGACGCGGACGCGTGGCGCGCCGCCGTGAACGAGGTCGTACGCCGCCACGAAGTCCTCCGCACCGCCTTCCCCACGGTGGACGGCGAGCCGCGGCAGTCCATCTCCGCCCATCTCGCCATAGACGTACCGCTCATCGACCTCGGCCACGTGCCGGAGGCCGAGCGCGACGCGTGCCTGGCGGACGCGGCGAGGGAGATCGCGTGGGCGCCGTTCGACCTCGACACTGGCCCGCTCGTCCGCGCCGCGCTGATCCGCGCGGCGGACGACGACCACGTGGCGGTGCTCGCGCTGCACCACGTGGTCTACGACGGCTGGTCCGCCGGCGTGCTGCTGCGGGAGATGGCCACGCTGTACGCCGCCTTCGCGGACGGCCAGCCGTCGCCGCTGCCCGAGCTTCCGGTCCAGTACGCCGACTTCGCCGCCTGGCAGCGCCGCCACCTGGACGACGCCGCGCTGGCGGAAGAGACCGCGTGGTGGGTGCGGCGCCTGGAAGGCATCCGCCCGCTGGAGGTCCCGACCGACCATCCGCGTCCCGACGTACAGACGTATCGTGGCGCGTCGGAGGGCGTGGTGCTCTCCACCGAGCTGACGGCGGCGCTGGGCGCGCTGGGCCGCCGCGAGGGCGTCACGCAGTTCATGGCGCTGCTCGCCGCCTGGTCCGGGCTGCTCGGCCACCTGTCGAACCAGGACGACGTCGTCGTCGGCGCCCCGGTCGCCATCCACCGCGACCGCGCGGAGCTGGGCGACGTGATCGGCCTCTTCCTCAACTCGCTGCCGCTACGGGTGGACCTCGGCCAGGAGGCCACGTTCCGCGAGCTGCTGCGGCGGGTGCGGAAGGCGTCGCTGGAGGCGTTCGCGCACCAGGACGTGCCGTTCGAGAAGGTGGTGGAGGCGTTGCCGGGCAAGCGCGACACCAGCCGCAACCCCGTCTTCCAGGCGTGGTTCAACTACTCCGTGCCCGGCCAACCGCTGGAGATCGCCGGGCTGGAGCTGGAGGGCGTGGACGTGGGCGACCCCGCCG